GATGACGCCGGTCATCAAAGGCTACGGGACGGACAAGGGATTCGAAACCGCCGTTAACATGCAGCAGGTTTTCGGCGGCCACGGCTACATCAAGGAATGGGGTATGGAGCAGTTCGTTCGCGACGCTCGCATTACCCAGATCTACGAAGGGACGAACGGGATCCAGGCGATGGACCTCTGCGGCAGGAAGCTCGCCCAGAACGGCGGCGCTGCCGTGCAGGCGTTCTTCAAGCTGGTGGGCGAAGAAGCCTCGGCAGCCAAGGGCGACGAGACGCTCGGCCCTATTGCTGAGCGGCTTGAAAAAGCCCTCAACGAACAGCAGGCCGCCACGATGTGGTTCATGCAGAACGCGATGCAGAACCCGAACAATCTCGGGGCGGGCGCGCACCACTACATGCACATCATGGGCATCGTCACGCTTGGCCTGATGTGGCTCCGCATGGCGCGAGTTGCGCAGGAGAAGCTGGCCGAAGGTGTCGAGGACAAGGCTTTCTACGAAGCCAAGCTGGTCACCGCGCGCTATTATGCAGAACGGTTCATGCCCGATGCCGGTGCGCTGCGCCGCAAGCTGGAAGCCGGCAGCGAAGCCGTGATGGCTCTGGGTGAGGAAGCTTTCTCAACCGCTGCCTGAGCGGGAGTAATTTGCCCGGTATCGGCGGTCGGCCGGTTTGGCCGCCACACGATACCGGGCAATCGGTTCAGCTCTTTTCCGCATCTCCGGCGAGGTCTTCAAGGCCTTCGCCAGGCATCAGGAAGAAGCGCCAGATCAGTGCGCCCAGCGCGGCGCCGACCAGCGGTGCAACCCAGAACAGCCAGAGCTGCCCCATCGCCGCCGTATCGGCGAACAGCGCGACGCCGGTCGAGCGTGCGGGATTGACCGAGGTATTGGTCACCGGGATCGAAATCAGGTGGATCAGCGTCAGCGCCAGGCCGATCGCCAGCGGGGCGAAGCCGGCAGGCGCGACCTTCGATGTCGCACCCAGGATCACGATCAGGAACCCTGCGGTCAGAATGACTTCGATCAGCAGCGCCGCCTGCATCGAATAGCCACCGGGCGAAAGATCGCCGAACCCGTTGCTGGCAAATCCGCCTGCCGCAAAATCGGGCTGACCGGATGCAATTGCAAACAGGGCGCCGCCGGCCACGATGGCCGCGACAACCTGTGCGATCCAGTAGGGAATCATTTCGCCCCAGGACGCCCGGTTCGCCAGAACCAGGCCGAGCGTTACCGCCGGATTGAAATGGCCACCGGAAATGCCGCCGACGGCGTAAGCCATCGTCAGAACAGTAAGCCCGAACGCCAGCGAAACGCCTGCGAAACCGATGCCCAGCTCAGGAAATCCCGCCGCAAGCACGGCCGAGCCGCACCCACCGAAAACCAGCCAGAACGTGCCGAAAAATTCGGCCCCCAACCTACGGAACATATTACGTCCTCCTCGTCTGTGTCTTATTATCCGCAGAAAGCAGTACGATATAAATCGGAGTTGGAAAATAGCCTTCGGCCTGAGGGCAGCTCTTGCGCGGGTTAGGGCCGGGACAAGCGCGCGAATTTGCAGGGATGTTCATGCATTTCGCATGTCGCAGCCCCAGAAAATCCAGGCTATAAAATTTTGTAATACGTCAGGTGGTTAGATCGGTTCGATCATCTGTCTTCCAGGGATTCCTCCAGCAAGCCCAGCATCGCCGCCCAACTTTGCCGATCGGCGCTTCTGTCCCACGCCACGACATCGTTGCCCGGCGGAGGAGAGGGGTTGGTGAAGCCGTGTTTGACACCGCCGTATGCGTGGAAGTGCCAGTCTGCGCCGGCGCGATCCATTTCCTGCCAGAATTCCAGCACATGATCGCGCGGGACAAGTGGATCGGCATCTCCGTGGCAGACCAGAATACGCGCCTTGATCGCATCGCGCTCGGCCGGTGTCTGGGTGTCGAGCAAGCCGTGGAAGCTGGCCACAATCGCAAGATCCGCTCCGTCGCGCGCGAGTTCGAGCACGGCCTGCCCGCCCATGCAAAAACCGATCGCAGCCTTTGGAGAATCCGGAGCCAGGCCGTCCAACGTGTCCAGGGTCGCACGGAGCCGTGCACGCCAGATCCCGACATCGGCCCGCAGCGCGTCAGCCCATTCGAACGCTATGGGGCCTTCGGGGGTGCGGCCATAGAAGTCCGCGATAAAGGCAAGATAGCCTGCTTCGGCCAGGGCCCGGGCCTTGGCCTCGACAGCGGGGGTGACGTTCATGATCGTTGGAAATACCGCGATTGCGCCGCGCGGCTCGCCCGTCGGGCGGATGAGATGACCCGTCAACGCCAGATCGCCATCGCTGTAGGGAACGGTTTCGAATTCGCTCATTGTCTGGCCACGCTCTCGTTCAACCGTTTCGGGAGGATGTTGGCGGTGCATACGCTCTCCGCAGGATTGCGAGAGCTTGCTCCGTTTCGGCGGGCTCGGGGATCTCGCTGGTGTCGCCGTAACCGAAATCTTCGTTCGGACCGTAATACTGTATGACGACCCCGTCCCGGCGCGAGACCGCGTTCACGCCGCCGTGATAGAGCGAATAACGCGCATCCGGTTGAGGCACCAGCCAGCCGATCTGTCCGCGAACCGGGACCATCGTTCCATCGCCCCAGATCGCCTTCGCACCATATCCCATGCAGTTGACGATAACCCGCTCGGGAAGGGCAAGAGCCGCGCTGCGATCGGGAAATGCGCGCCGGATCATACGGCCGCCGCG
The nucleotide sequence above comes from Pelagerythrobacter marensis. Encoded proteins:
- a CDS encoding dienelactone hydrolase family protein; translated protein: MSEFETVPYSDGDLALTGHLIRPTGEPRGAIAVFPTIMNVTPAVEAKARALAEAGYLAFIADFYGRTPEGPIAFEWADALRADVGIWRARLRATLDTLDGLAPDSPKAAIGFCMGGQAVLELARDGADLAIVASFHGLLDTQTPAERDAIKARILVCHGDADPLVPRDHVLEFWQEMDRAGADWHFHAYGGVKHGFTNPSPPPGNDVVAWDRSADRQSWAAMLGLLEESLEDR
- the aqpZ gene encoding aquaporin Z; its protein translation is MFRRLGAEFFGTFWLVFGGCGSAVLAAGFPELGIGFAGVSLAFGLTVLTMAYAVGGISGGHFNPAVTLGLVLANRASWGEMIPYWIAQVVAAIVAGGALFAIASGQPDFAAGGFASNGFGDLSPGGYSMQAALLIEVILTAGFLIVILGATSKVAPAGFAPLAIGLALTLIHLISIPVTNTSVNPARSTGVALFADTAAMGQLWLFWVAPLVGAALGALIWRFFLMPGEGLEDLAGDAEKS